Part of the Hevea brasiliensis isolate MT/VB/25A 57/8 chromosome 16, ASM3005281v1, whole genome shotgun sequence genome is shown below.
AATGGAGAGAAATGattgtttttattttaaaatagttAAATGTCTTTCTATacacaggaaaaaaaaaaaaagatataataGTTATTTCCCTCTTTCATTTAAGAGAGAAATTGTATTTTTCTCGTACATtaaatttcctttcttttcttttttcttcatttCCCCTACAAAATTAAAAATCCAaacaaaaggtttcaaaaattaagaaaaacaTTTCTTCAAAAAACTTTGCTTAAAAAACCTTACTTTCCTCTAAACTCTTCTAAACACTGTTGTTAGAATCTTACGATTCTCCATATGAATCTTACAATTTGATTCGAATCCTCATTTTCAAATCTATAAGTTCAATCTCAAATATACCTGAATCTTGACTAAATCTTATGATTCTATAGTAAATCACGTGAATCCATATGATTCTACCGATTCGGTCAATTCTTTTTCTGGACGGTTGTTAGACTCTATAGcttcaaaatttaatatttgactattatttttttaatgtaaaaagAGCACATAAAACTTTtccttaattatttttctttcactAGCCATTCTTTTCCCTcctcctttcattttctttttgttAATATACTTCTATAATTATAGTTTGCAGATTACACATTTTATATTAATATGTTCTGACCTTTTAATTTAACCAAttatcttttttattatttaattatttgttcaAATTTAAATAGGAATTTATGATATTATCATTGTTTAaaattcaagagtttatagtttatAACATAAAACCACATAGCATCTCAAACTCAAACtcaaactaagcctttatcccaaatttggggttggctacatgaattcgctttttccactctcaAAGATTTTGGGTTAAATGTGTAAGTAAAACCACATAACATAATAAGAATATATTGTCCTATTATAAAGAATCCATCTCATTAGCTGAATGATAATTCAATATTTAGCTAAATATGTCACtgtgatattttttttttcacttatttTTTAAACATATATGATTTGTAATTAACTATGAGAATTTTTATGGAATCTtttgattcaattcaatttttgatTCACAAAATGAAGATTGTAATCCTCGATTTGACCACTAGGCTTCTAACTCGTCCTAAACAGCGTGTTAGGAAAAAAACTGGAAAAAGGCATTGACATTGATACTAATTGAACAATACTATGACTACGTAAGCACAATACAGGGAGAGGAAAAAGGAAAAGGGGAAACTTTTATCTAAATAATTCTCTTTACGCAATAATAAAAATGGGGTTGAAATTCTCAAAAATAAAAAAGAGGGAGGAGTTTTTTTGGTTGTggtgtggggggggggggggggttggggGGTTTTAGAGGATAATGAATCCCAACAGAATCAattcatacatacactcaaaacAAACTTTAAAGAAAGCTTGAACCAATACAAAAAGAAATTTCCAAGTAAAAGAAGCATTACCAAATGGTTATGAGTATCGAGACCAGTGCAGTTGGCGAGAAAGTAGAAGGATCCGGGTTCCTTAGAAATGGCAGGCTGGATGCGGGCGATGGGTTCAGCCACTGACCTGAACTCGAGGGTGCCGACACAAGTGGAAGCCAGCAGAGGGGTGAAGACCATGTGGTTCCGGGGGGATACGCAAACGACATCGTACAACTTGGTGTCTATGCCCTTCATGAGGCGGCAGCCAGCCCAGCCCGACCCCAACACGACGACCCTTGGTTTCTCCTTGGGCTTGGTGGGGCCTAGGCCGCCATACTGTGTTGGCGACGCTGATGAACGGTTGTGATTGTGAAGGGAGGCGTCGGTGGTGAAATGGGAGAGAGAAGAGAACAAAAAGTTGGGAGAAGTAGTTAAAATGAGGGGTTTGGCTGTGATGGATGGAGAAGATGCTGATTTGATAGCTGAGAATCGAATTAGGTTCCCAACCCAAGCCATGGCTGTGCCGGTGCGTTATCCAAGATGTTTGGCGACGATCGATATCAAATTCAACAGACCAGTGAAAATATATAGAATGGCATTGCCAATTTTGACTCGATTAGATGATGAGTCATCATCATCACGGGAATTTACGTGGCAGTCAAATGACAACACACGTTTCTGGAAACGTGTTGAGAAAAATTCTTAAAAATAACAAGGAAAGGAAGAATGATTACTGGAGATAATTTTACGAATCAATTTTCATTGTCATTttctgaaaaaattataaaatatatcgaaaattttatataaaataataaaaaaaataaatatgtatataattataaagtctttttaatatttaataattataccttatattaaaactctaaaaaataaagttagtttttttaatttcatttttttattttcatttacctTTTAGACGTATAACActttcaaataataaataaaaccaATCTTAAAATTTCTAATGCATAAATCAACCCAAGTCTTTTTAAGTTTCAAAGTATGCCAAACTATAAAAATAGTGGACACATTGTTAAAGATTTTAAGATGTTTGTAAGAATTTTTGAAAGATTTTAATGTTTAAACGTGCCTGAAATCTTGAATTTATATGTTTAGAAAGTCTATTGACGAGAAAATCTAAAACTTTGTATGAATtactcattttatttattttttaaaatttttataattaaataaaaaatttttaatttgaacaaattttattctattaataaaatcaaatttgaaaattttgaacttttattttgaatatgtagttcaatttatatttttatcaatactGCATAATGAAAATTTTGCATTTTCtacttataaaattatttttatgtttcATTCATACAATTAAACAATAAGttgtttattttaaataaatttctctCCACTTAgattatataattgattttaattttaatgcaTTTGACCTAACATTCTAGTAATATCagttaaaattctcaaattctgatttgaacattgaataaattttaatttaattctcaaaaattttaaaaattaaataaaataagccATTCAATTTTGGATTTTTTCTAGTCAATAAGCCTATTTGGATATGAATATATAatcgattgaaaattttatttaaattaaatattaatataattaaaacatTTATTGCTATTTTTTTGGAGTTATGAGCTCAAATTTGATTTTGGGATATGTTGCGGGATGAGAGGTATGAAATATGAATCGTTTTGAGGAAATAGTAATTTTAAAgactaatattttaaaaaatatttaatagagaagaACGGGTATTTAACATACGAGTCCAATTGACTGAGGTGGAACCTTtggataataacaataataaaagaAGGATTCGTGGCTGATGGTGGACTTTGGACAGTCACAAGTTTGGGATGCGCCTAATCGGTGGCGGGGCAGCTACGTCATATCCTCTTCCTTcggaaaattaaaagaaaaaataaataaataaaaggagaCAGAGACCCCAGTCTTGAAGAAAGAAAGAGTAGTGGAGCTGAACTCGTTCCCGAGTTCAATTAAAAATATTCAGTTGTCACAAACAGAAACCAATTACCAATCTTTTAACCAATTCACATTCCTAAAATGTGGGTGCATATTAGTCATATTGTTTTTCCACGGTAACTTGATTGAAGCTCTACTACGaaacaagaaagaaaaggaaTATATTAGCAACCTATCAATGTGTTTTCAACTTTTCATGAATACATGTTTATCATCTCAGCAATTAACAACTTGGTATTTATATGCACAACTTCCATTTCCAAAACAAAAACCAACATGCATACCTGAGCTGGAAATGGTGTTAAGACCACCACAAACATGAGCAAGAGACACAAAGAGCGCCCACTCTAAGaccagtctctctctctctctatctcttagATGATTAATTGCTGGAACTCTTCACCACAGAGTGAAGGGGCCTGCTGCCCTCTGTAAAATACAACATGCTCCAAAACATAAAATCTCAGTTCATAAGATTACAAGCAACACAGCCATTTGCAATATCTTTAGGAACAAAATACAAACTTAAATTATTTAGGACAGCCTAAATTAGGTCTCTCCATTGATCACAACACAGACAGAAATAAAAGCAGCATAGATGTAACCCACAGCTCATCATCTTTTCTTAAAACCATATTTCTTGCGTTCATAAAACAAATCTGTTTTGGCACTCCCTAAATTAACAATTTTTGGACACCCATCTCTATCTTTCTCCTGCTGTGTACACTCTTTGCAATAGTAGGCATCTGAGATGCCAACCCCTCCACATATAACACATCGACCTTGGAAAGATCCATAATTGCACTCGTCACAAATTCGCACAAGCGTGCAAGGACGTACATAGGAATCACATATCACACACTTCCCATCATCTTTCTCACACAGTCGTCCTATGGCAATTCCTGGCTGCTTCCGGCACATTATCAAATCAGGATGATGCTTGGCCATCCTTCAAGGTCCTAATTTCTACAATGCCTATAGCCTGCAAATATGGCCGCATAACCAATAATATTAAAACTTTCTCAATCATAATATTGCAATACAACATTCATAAAGACAACAGCCAAAAAAGTTCACACATACAAAATTATGTGTCCAAAAGGCAACTTCTGAACAGAATTCAAAGCAAACAGCATCTGTAGCTTTCCATATATTAAACAGAAGAATTGCAATGCTTAATAGAGACAATTAATAGACCATCAACTCAAATGATAAAATCAAACAAAcaaaaactccaatatcaaaccTGACATCTCCACACAGCAGACTGAATTGTTATCTAATCATGTCCCAAATTAAATTAACCTGCTAAATTTTTTCAAGTATTTTCGCAGCTATAAGGTTCATGAACAAGCCTCAATTTCCAAGATCAGACTCAAATGATCATCTAAAATCTAAATTACCATGTCTAATCCTACATCAAGGATAACAGTTATGCCTTGCTCAAATGTCTTTCCAAGTAAATTTTACACAATAAGACTTCTCCAAAACAGTATTATTAAGGCCAGAGGCAATTTACTGAGAAAAGCATATTACAATTTTCatctaaaaagaaaacaaatcttgCGAAAAAATTAATCTTTTGTTTGGATCCTTAACTTGACAGGGAAAACGAGGAGAAATTAAagagaaagagaaattaaagagaaaaaacgaggagaaa
Proteins encoded:
- the LOC110666387 gene encoding PHD finger-like domain-containing protein 5A, whose translation is MAKHHPDLIMCRKQPGIAIGRLCEKDDGKCVICDSYVRPCTLVRICDECNYGSFQGRCVICGGVGISDAYYCKECTQQEKDRDGCPKIVNLGSAKTDLFYERKKYGFKKR